The Sulfurimonas sp. genome includes the window CAAATCAAAATAGTATATTTTTTGTGAAGGTATTATTTTACGGTTTTTTAGTTTATGGTATATTTCTTTATATCAAAAGAAAATTATATATAAGAAGGCAAAAAATTGAGCAAAAGTAAGGGAATGATTTGGCCTTATGCCATTGGAATATCGATAGCACTAGTTTTTGGAGCTTGTATAGCGACAGTCATAATAGCCAATCAACTTCCAGTTGAAAAGAGTGATACTTATATGATGGGTTATCATGAAGCAGATGCCAAAGCGAATGAACTACTTCAAGCTAGAATAGACTTTGATAAAGAGTATAAAGTTGAGTATGTGACAGATGGTTTAAGTTTGAAAAATACAGTTATAAAATATAAAATCACTACTATAAATTTAGAAGAAGTTAAAAATGCAAAGATTGAAGTGGTTGTTACTAGACCAAACAATCATAAGCATGATCAAACTTTAAAATCTTCAACTATTGTAGATGGCGTATATACATTTTCTTCAATAGAATTACCTGTTGAAGGTAGATGGGATATTATGGCAAAGATTAGTGTTGGAGATAAAAAAAGATATTTTAATGTTAAGGCTGATACAAGAGAGAAAGAGGTGTTTGAATATTAAGCTGAAGCTTATAACTTAAGATATAATACTAATATGAATAACACTACAATAGTTCTACCAACTGCTCGTGCAATTAGGCATGAGCAACTTCTTCATAGTGAACAAACACTTTTTCTTCCAAATCATATAACTATGCATGAATTTATATCTAAGTTATGTATAGTGAAAAATTTTAAACTTATAGATGATGATAGTAGAGTTTTACTTCTTCTTGAAGCATCTGACTTTAACTCCTTTTCTAACTTAAAAATAGAGAGAAACTTTTTTACATTTACAAAAAACTCTTCATATATATTTAAATTTTTTCAAGAGTTAGCGCACGAACTTTATGATATAAAAACGCTTGATACTTCAGATATATATGCTGAGTATGAAGAGCATATTGCTATACTTCAGGAGTTACATAAAAGATATGAGCATCTATGCATAAAGAAAAAGATATTAGATAAAATTTTTTTACCAAAATTTTATGAGTTTAATAAAAGTTATGCTTTATCACATAAAAATATTGAACTTCATGTAGATGGGCATCTAACTAACTTTGAGTTAGAATTACTTGAAAAATGTTGTGAGTTTTGTAGTGTTGAAATAATTTTTAAAACTTCAAATTTCAATACTAAAATGCAGACTAAGTTTTTAGAACTAGATATTGAGCTAGATGCTGATTATGTATATAAAATATCATTAAATTCTAAAGAGATAATAAAAAAAGAAAAAATACAGAAGAACCAAAACATAAGTTGTGAGTCTTTTAGTGAATCGATACTTCAAGTAGCATATATAAAAAAGAGAGTTTACGAGTATATAAAAAAGGGTTATGAGCCTCAAAAAATTGCTGTAATATTACCAGATGAAAATTTTGCTTCTAAACTTCTAAGCTTTGATGAAAAATCTAACTTTAACTTCGCCATGGGTAAATCTTTCTCAAAAACTAGCATCTATGAAAAGATAGATGCAACTTGTACGTTAATAGAGCAAATATCACAAGAAAACAGTGCGAGAATTCAAAGAGTTGGTGACGAGATTTATAAGAT containing:
- a CDS encoding FixH family protein → MSKSKGMIWPYAIGISIALVFGACIATVIIANQLPVEKSDTYMMGYHEADAKANELLQARIDFDKEYKVEYVTDGLSLKNTVIKYKITTINLEEVKNAKIEVVVTRPNNHKHDQTLKSSTIVDGVYTFSSIELPVEGRWDIMAKISVGDKKRYFNVKADTREKEVFEY